In the genome of Brienomyrus brachyistius isolate T26 chromosome 17, BBRACH_0.4, whole genome shotgun sequence, one region contains:
- the slc19a3a gene encoding thiamine transporter 2 — MGGGIHQTARLRTMETITRFQEGWKYHTTLLCVYGFFSTVKPLEPFLIPYLTGPDMNFTTEQVNNQIFPVWTYSYLVVLLPVFLLTDYLRYKPVIVLQCVNLWATSGLLLWSHGVAAMQVMQFFYGMVTACDVAYFSYIYSVVEPRYYQKVTAYCRSVQLLGYTVGSVLGQLLVSFDLMSYHEILILNLVLISIALATSFLLPMPQKSMFFHRQQGKEEQITQRGASTNSNDVQTMDIMNSDQVVSSKSSTGKDSTEEQVHKGNFDRNNRTEVCDSVTVNDNTGHTSVLLQLWRDFLKCYSRQLLCWSLWWALATCGYNQTVNYVQVLWEHVQPSQNFTIYNGGVEAISNLFGAAAAYTVGFINVNWSTWGELALGSFSGLGAGVLFLMTFAGNIWVCYASYVSFKFLYMLLITIAMFQIAADLSVERYALIFGANNFCALVLQTTITVVVVDSKGLGLNIISQFIVYGTYFSIIALLFLVRGIYTVVSRSHTVHPPCEQEARPETPAT, encoded by the exons ATGGGAGGGGGAATCCACCAAACGGCCCGCCTTAGGACAATGGAGACTATAACAAGATTCCAGGAGGGATGGAAGTATCACACCACTTTGCTGTGTGTCTATGGCTTCTTCAGCACCGTGAAACCGCTTGAGCCATTCCTCATTCCATACCTGACGGGACCGGACATGAACTTCACCACAGAACAG GTGAACAATCAGATATTCCCAGTGTGGACCTACTCATACCTGGTTGTGCTCCTACCTGTGTTTTTGCTGACTGATTATCTACGCTACAAACCAGTCATCGTGCTTCAGTGTGTAAACCTATGGGCAACCTCAGGCCTGTTGCTATGGTCACATGGGGTGGCTGCCATGCAGGTAATGCAATTCTTTTATGGCATGGTGACAGCGTGTGACGTTGCCTACTTTTCCTACATATACAGCGTGGTGGAGCCCCGATATTATCAGAAGGTAACAGCCTATTGTCGGAGTGTACAACTGCTGGGATATACTGTGGGGTCGGTATTGGGTCAGCTGCTGGTCAGCTTCGATCTTATGTCTTACCATGAAATCCTGATCCTGAACCTTGTCCTCATCAGCATTGCCCTAGCAACCTCCTTCCTTTTGCCcatgcctcagaaaagcatgttTTTCCACCGCCAACAAGGCAAAGAAGAGCAGATTACTCAACGTGGTGCTAGCACAAACAGTAATGATGTACAAACAATGGATATTATGAATTCAGACCAAGTTGTATCTTCTAAAAGCAGTACAGGAAAAGACAGCACCGAAGAACAGGTCCACAAGGGGAATTTCGACAGAAACAACAGAACAGAGGTCTGTGATAGTGTGACTGTTAATGATAATACTGGACATACAAGTGTTCTACTCCAACTTTGGAGAGACTTCTTGAAATGCTATTCCAGACAGCTATTGTGCTGGTCCTTGTGGTGGGCACTTGCCACCTGTGGCTACAATCAGACAGTCAACTATGTGCAGGTCCTTTGGGAGCATGTGCAGCCCTCACAGAACTTTACCATCTATAATGGTGGAGTAGAAGCTATATCCAACCTATTTG GTGCTGCTGCAGCTTACACAGTCGGCTTCATAAATGTGAATTGGTCCACATGGGGTGAACTGGCTCTTGGGTCATTCTCAGGCTTGGGTGCAGGTGTACTCTTCCTCATGACCTTTGCAGGAAATATCTGGGTCTGCTATGCTAGTTATGTCAGCTTCAAGTTCTTATATATGCTACTTATCACAATTGCTAT GTTCCAGATTGCTGCGGACTTGTCAGTAGAGAGATATGCCTTGATCTTTGGAGCCAACAATTTTTGTGCTTTGGTCCTACAGACAACCATTACTGTAGTGGTTGTGGACAGCAAAGGACTAGGCTTGAACATTATTTCACAG TTCATCGTATATGGAACCTATTTCTCCATCATAGCCCTCTTATTCCTTGTGAGAGGTATATACACAGTGGTGAGCAGAAGTCACACAGTACATCCACCTTGTGAGCAAGAAGCACGGCCCGAGACACCTGCCACATAA